A region of the Dreissena polymorpha isolate Duluth1 chromosome 6, UMN_Dpol_1.0, whole genome shotgun sequence genome:
AGTCGGCGTTTGGCTCCGTGGTAGGAGAAGTGGGTTGGGATTGAATCACATATCCTTGAACTGCAACCAAGTAAGCGTTCCTATGGTTACGGCTCTATCTACAGTTAGAGCTAGATCACGTGTTCCGCGGCTGTTTGATGGTGGatattgtttgatttgaaatatctttataCTGTTATATGGctgatttacatgtacatgtaaatgttataCTACCGGTATTTTTCGGCAGTATTGCCACGAAACATGAGGCGACTACCGGTGGCAAATGTTATCAAGTACAAAATAAGCTTTGCTTTctatttgcaatatttaaaattgcAACCCGATGTATATTTTTGTAGCAGCTATATTCATGTTGAATCATCACCAAACTAAAATACAGTGAAACAAAAATAACCGACTGTGGTTTTGAAATTAACTTCTTTAATGTATTATGTATACCCCATCATCACCAAACTATAATACCGGTAAGTATAGTGACTCAAAAATAACCAACTGTGGTTTTGAAATTAACTTCTTTAATGTATTATGAATACCCCATTTAAACTTTGTCAAAAACATTTCAAGTATATATAGCACAAGCAAAAGTTCATATATTTTCTGCAAGCGTTTGGCACGATCTACATATAAAAGATTGTGTGTGAGTTAATTATACCAAATTAGTGCggttgatattaaaaatattaatcataATCCTTACCATGCcgtttataattatacattttttcattaacatacattaatttttttctgaGTTTTCGAGGACCATAGTTTTGCGGACTaacggaccgactgacggacagaTGAACGGATGTAGGAAAGGCCTTAAGACCCGTTTGGCGAAACACTGATAGATGACTAATTACTAGTATATAACCCTTTTAAGCCATTACTTAGAGCGTATACTTTTCATGACATTCACCTactcatgtttaaaacaatattgcatctcttCGAACACTGCTCCTGTTTCTTTGTAAACGGGTATTAAAATGTCATGAATATGTGTTAAAAGTTAAAACCGATGAATATGAATGTTAaagtaaaaaagtaaatatacacatgcatttgaTTCAATGTATTTGAAACGAAAGTACAGTTACTGGCTTGCAAGACTTTGTTGCGACAATGATGTAATGCTGATGTTGTTTTGAACACGAtaatttgatatttataattttgaaaaaatggttGAGTTGATAAACAAATGATTATAGCGGGTTGAAATGCGACGATTTCATTGATAGTTCATTACACCGTAAAACGACACAAATTGCTATGACGGAATAGGTTAAGCTATATATAACTAAACACGGATGTACTAGAAAGGAAAAAAAACCAGGGCATCTAACTGTTAAAGGAATCTACAGGTCAGATCAACACCAAAAGCATATGTAGCCATTCAAACAGCCGCTAGCAGAAGAACTTACCGAGCAAGGCCAACAACTCTTGCACGCTGCAAAAGAAAGTGTGAAGCACAGAGTTGTCTTTCCCGAGTCTCAAGACAAACGTCACGCGTCCGTTACAGTCCGTAATTCTCAACGGAAACCGCACGTAATTGTCCGAGCCTTCCAAGTAGGTCAATGTGTACGCGTCTTCCGGTATATCGGAGTCCAAAGAGACGCTTCCCTTCACTTCGAGCTTTATATTATCCGCCTGCTGAAGCAGACGATCGGGCGATTGGCTCTTCGGAAGTTCGACCATTCCGAGTTTGAGCTTTTCGTTGATGATATCAGGCACTCGGAACTTCTCGGTGCAGACGACGTTCAGGACGATCTCATTTAGCTGATCGGCGCTCGTTATCGTCGTGCCCGTCGGCGCAGGCGCGCACTCAACGAACATGAGTAGCTTGCACAGGTGCTTCCGGCCGAGAATGAGTTCCATCTCGCGCTGAAGACTGCGATCCGAGTCCACGGTGTAGGCTTCCGCGTCCACCGTCGCCAGCATCGTCCTGTGTTAAACATGAATAATGATTAATCTTAATTCTTTGCCACTCAGATTTGCATATTTACATCTGTAACGTTTCTTTGAAAATCGTTTTGAATAAAAGacctttataaatatatttaagctttaaaggcatcatttccaacTCAAGGAAACTCATGAGTAGCAACGAGCATATAACCTGAACAGCCTGTTATGGCAGACATTTTTCTAGGcaaaaaatctaggtcaaattcaATAGAATCTCAGCGACGCGAATTAAGGCTTACGAATTATCAGCAAATATTATGCTTAGGAGACAGTTTAAGTCAGCTTACGTAAGCTACTTTCGATTCGTTTACAAGTTTCGACaagcggtccgcacaggctaataagagtcTACACTTTCCccttaaattgcatttttgtttagaagagacttcctttaaacgaaaaattccgaACAAGCACGAGAAGTAttttccctgatttgcctgtgcatcatgtgcaggctaatctgggatgatactacGAATATGTGTTAAGCTCCACTTTATCCAGAACACAGGCGCATTAAAACCTCGTATCAGGACCTACCCGCCATTGGTGTTGTCCTTGATGGTGTACACGTGCTCTGACATCTCCTGCACGAGACCCTCGCTGTCGCGCACCTCGAATTTGTCGCCGACGTATTTTAGAACCTAAAGGAAGATACAACAACAGATCCAGACGTAATTGAGAAGCTCACGGAAGATAAAACAGCTAATGCAGACGTTTTTGAGAATCTAATAGCAGATGAAAACAGCTGATGCAAACGTATTTGAGAACCAAATGGCTGACCAAAGTTGCTGATGCAGAAGTATTTGAGAAACTAGTGGCAGATAAAAGAAGCTGGTGCATGCGTTAGTGAGAAAAAATGGTAGATATAAACAGTTTGTGCATGGGGTATATGATAACTTAATGGCAGAAAAAACAACGTATGCAGACGTGTTTGAGGGCTTAATGACAGATAAAACAGCTGATGCAGACGAATTAGAGAACATAATGACAGATAAAAAACAGATGATGCAGACATATTTGAGGGCGCGATGGCAAATATGAACGGCTGCTGCAGACGAATTTGAGAATCTACTGGCTGAAAACAATAGCAGATGCAGGCGTATGAGAGAAAATAATGGCTGAGTAAAACAACTAACAGAGAcgtaattgaccagtcgccaaattatcgatcgctccgcccacatagtcacgtggtctagtgattagaaaactccgacaagcagatcgcaattatagcggattacgtgagggaaattctatatttgtaatgatgtattatgctcttttctataatataaattattaaagccgcacactaaactaaactgctttgtaaaacgttaatacaaccataaaaactttagagagaaatggcgtaatcaaattaaatgagttaacggcagactgactatcagaaacgtttcttatacatattatatagggagttgatgaaaaatccgttgtaaaaatgagcatttatttcatattgatttttaacttgtattcaaccgtctgacagtgaacccggtggctattcatatataattttgaaaatatttttattaaatgcaaatgacatatccatatcatgatgggttttttgtttattaaatttttttagatctttgtttcattttgttatttttaaaaagacaccgattttttttattcagatataaattaaattttgattgtaaccataatttaatacaggcctaatttcgtggtttcattaacatatagtctaatatgcattttatttcatttatgtttaatgcgaacctgttacatttcactatcaaaaaatgaagtgttggtattacggtgctgttcacgaacattcgaattgaatacatttagcatattatgcatttgcttatttataacaagatggcccttatatgttaattgcaattttcacatttctccccgtatcaatatatgttgtattagaaatgttgttgttgtattataagccgtacattttacacttgaagtcgctttaagctggctaagccgcgttgaaatcacctttttgttgtttttactttagttcaaacaatatttaagtaaacaatttaaaatgatttcccttgtttatgctccacagaaaataaatatataattggaaatcatttaagtaattaaatagttttcttttcttgtgtacagtacctaacaatgccttaatgttccttcattccgagatccacgcaacatactgttatttattaatcatcgacaattacgctgagattaataagcacgtgtggcaattattatgttgcccaaactgcttaataatattgtgcatcaaacggtataacacgttttatagaacacacacctggtgtggttaaactatttattgtgtttgttttctcattactcgttcgtatgttcaagaaataaagataaaataataaccttttataaagtatgtatagcacctacaattttgaataatgatcgaacagtaatgatcatgcatttgatataaaatctgtgtaaactcttaaaaattacgtccattccatatgtacaacacgctttgtttgtcggacaaaatggcggccagataagcgttgctgaggggtgtgtgaaaaatcgatatctgattggctgatcgacaaaatgtgggcggagttggcgactggtcaattgagaACCTAATGGCAGATATAAACAAACATGAGATCATAGATATGCATGTATTCAGAATTGTTGATTGTGGgataaaatgatacattaaaatTTTTATATCGTTGACTGAATGCTCTTACTTTCATTTAATTTCAACAAGAAAACGTAGCTTAGTGTTTTAATTAAACAACCAATTAACCTCCTATAAGGCATTAAATGCAattatgtttttcaaaatcaactaCAGCTTTGTCAAAACCGTGACGTTTTTTTCCAGTACGTTCAATAGCAGATAACTACGGAATGTGTTTATAACGGCTATGTAAGTGTTTGTACATATACAATTCATAGTGATAACATTTTGCAAGTTTTAATGTAATCATTTGAGAAAATTCGGGTGTAGTCTAATCCACAAATCAATAACATTATATACGGTAATGACAGACCCCGATCTACAAACCAAGAGCGACCCCAATATAACCATACATTTTAAGACTTTGATATGTATGCTTGTACGTACCAGAATTTTAGTTTTGGGATCTTTCAGTGCATGAAATGGAATTTGAATGGATACTCTACGTCCGCCAGACGCCACGCCGTCTATCTCGACGGCAGGCGAAGCGGAAGTGATGTGCCGGAAATCTTCTGGGCAGAACTCCCGGTACTGCTGCGCACGCGGTCGGTCTGTGGGCTGCACCTGCAACCGGAAATGAGGCCAGAgtgtcaattttaaaattaaagcaCTACAAAAAGATAGTAACGATAAAGATTTTCCTATATACTAGTATattccatatatttttttattattagtactgaaaatgaaaaaaaaatgtgtgataaattgtttaaaatacaaagtTGATTAATCTTTTTTAGTACAAAACTATCCCTAGAAAAACATAAACGGCTAGCTGTTAAATTTGAGGCCGACGAAGCTACTATCGTCACTGAAAAAAAGACTCAATTTTACATACAAGTTGCAAAAGGCATTGTTTAATTAAggctttttattaattttttataagtGTTCCTTTTCAACATTATATctcatataagtaaaaaaaatgttcaaccaACCATCATAGTCACGCTACCCGTCTGTGACGTCATGTCCGGTGAAACATGTGCCAGTAGTTTGTCATCAAAAGACGTAACGAGTGTTTCCCCACGAACTCCAACTTCTTTTGACGTCATTGGACGCTCCTCTATTGCCACGAAACCTTCCATTGTGCAGCCTTGGAACACTAAGAAACTGCCTTTTCCGAAGCTATTCTGTAATAAAAATGTACGTACAAAGTAaacgttcaattaaaaaataagattCGTTTAATTGCTGCGTATGTGAAAGATTCATTAACACTGCAAACTACTAGTATGTATACAAAACTTTCAACAACATAAAGTGTCATAcgaaggttaattacaataggaagacccaaAAAACAAGTTATACTGGTGTAAAAActctaaaaaaaacaatcattCTGCAATTTTTAAGCATCTAAAAATCGTTTTactagctgcaatttccagctatttcgttgttactgaaacattttttaaattgttaatgtgTTCTATTGTTGTCGGGGAAAGCCGAAATATCCGAAGGAAACTCAaactgtccggtatggtgaccaccaaccaaacccACATGCTGAACGGGAATTGAACCCAGGTCGCCAAGGTGAAAAGCGAGTGTACAAACCGGATCAGATTCGTTCGGTTTGCgttaatttatatcatttggagcGCACTTGCCTTCGCTTTCTATTAGGTCCGCGCGCTATTACAATTTATAATGGGCAACTTCAAAATCATGAGCAAACCCCATTCTTTCCTTTACGCATATCCATTAAGTTTGTCATTGCCCCACATAAACTTTCATTTTTGAAtgctctgttgtttttttctgtttctcCTACTGAATTGCTTAGAGTAGGACGTCTTCGCTTGAAGTTTGCTAATCAATAACATAACGCTTATTCATCAGAATAACGTCATTCTGTCGACGCTGCTCAAAACAAATCTCGCGTTTACTCGTAAATGTTCAGATATCGTCGCGGTAAATTCAAATGGAAGATATtgtcaaacaaaacaatgaaaaaatgagaatttgtatctcgttaaatctattttaccagaccacttCTAGCGTCGATATAGGCTATTTCCTTAAGGGACACGTATCGGATTTgtggttaactttattttacgaagtattcgttgattttgagtgtttgtgGGTGTTCAAATAACGATGATTTGCGCCCCAGTGCTTATGAAGGGCGTTAGCATCATAgcgataaaacaaaaaaaaatgtaaaaaatgacaGTGTGGTATGTAATTGCATATGGAGTATGCTAAATAGCAGCAAAGGGCTCCGAAATGTTtgtgatttaaatatttaactgtttCGCAGATGCAGGTCAACGACTCGCTTTTTAGAGCCGCTGATAGCTAAAATTGGATTTATATATAGACACAGCACATAACAGCGAAGATGTGTAATTCAGTTCACCCGCTTTCTTTGtttccaaactgttattttttcaaCATGGTAAATCTTCAAGCGATTTACTTTTTACAAATATCTACGAAGTTCTGAGATTTCTGTGTGGACTGATCGATTCGCAACAATTATCGAGGAACTACTTTTTTcagtttaactttaaaaaaacgtttttattttttaccaataAACAGCTGCTAGCATTGGTCTTTCTAATGCGTGTTTACTAGAAAACAGAATGCAATTTTCTCCAAAATTCCTAATTAGCTGTTTGTTGGCTGATATTCAAGGATGAATGGATACTGATTTGTTAAATTCACAGTAAAATAACAAATTTCTTGAGAATAGAAGAAGACACGTGTTTTGTTAGCATATTTACCGCCATTTCCCAGTTGATAAAAACAAGACAATCACGAAATTAAAACTACACTTTGCACTTACATCGTAACGAGCATCAACCGCCTGCCAGTTATCtccgaccttgaccttgacaaaCAACTTGACCCTAATTTCGTCGTACGTCTTCGTGAGCGGACAGTGAATGTGAATTCCCCTCCATGAGGCGGGCTGTTTACCCCTGAGCAGAAATATGTCGGAAATGACCTTCTGAGACTCCTTTAGGCACATCTCCTCCAGCATGTGCTTGCGCATCTCGTTCGGGCACGAGGAGATACGGGTTTGAGCGACATCTATCCACCGGAAGGGCTGGCAGGCGGCGCGCACCTGACACATGTTGCGCACCTGGAGAGGTGCCAGGGTTGGATCCGCGAGATCGTCTGGTAGAGAACTGAAATGATGCAAAGCTATATTattgatatgtttatttatttgttgtcttTTTTCACTCGGTAAATTAGTTCATTCTCCACTTTGAAATCGATCGTTCAATCTTAAGTCCATAAGTTCTtaatgaataaatgcatgaatAAATGAACGAATTAAAACATTAACTAAACCTTACACTCTAGtctacaaatataatatgtatcaATTTgccatattaaaaaatataacctATTGAAAATCAAGTTAATCATTCAACTAAACGCAATTACTTAGTATGCAAAATAAGGATTTTATGAGCACTTACGAGTCACTGGAAATTGAGAGATAATTTAACGACTTTGGCACAGTTTCATCCACCGTCGTTGCGTACCGGAAGTTTCGGTCCTTCCGCGATGACTCAATGTTCTCTCTCTTGACAGTCTGTAGTTGCTGTGAGACCCGGGCAGACAGCGGGGGATTGAGCACCATGTCTGTCCTAGATGGAAGACAAATAAGATGCAACCGTATTAGCAAATATGctgataaatatattttactcTGAGTCGGGAATAATATGCGTTCTTTTTCTTACATCAAACACGCTAAACGAGTATTCTTTGCCAATTTGAAAGTCAATTGTTGCcagtattatttacaaatcttaCGATTTTTCCTAAGGAAGTATGAACTCCAGCAACAACTACTCTAATTTATTCACTAGTCGTTAATTTAGTATTTACTCCCTTTGTCATCCCCATTCTTTTACTTCCGGGTGTATTGAATATAAAtcttaatatttttgtttgtattaattaTGTTGTACTCATGCAAAGAAAAAATCAAAGGCACAATAAGGCGCACTCTAAAAAAGGGAAACAATGTGTGCGCGTTATGTGTCGTCCTAGGTAAGCCtctgcagtccaaacaggcttatAAGAAAGGAAA
Encoded here:
- the LOC127834638 gene encoding uncharacterized protein LOC127834638 isoform X1, which produces MATNRIGSLTGRQADLQCCQRRLEYLSSRLQDLAIEIGDGQGAVWLKDNMWFLNKPMQFIDDVLYSVGKLCNHLITYLTFHKAKLVSSFPFVSYMGILYEVGEILGIIRDMILLNPKENLSVKETQITLFWEDCTPFLFVFENSNHLLLSTQQIPVYMKAVLDLVPMVIQVGVCMYRTPEAELRGFDVFAETCIRLSKALVEPSEFLMHAEDTEPIIVPFLRQWIVFALELVQNGVKIRTDMVLNPPLSARVSQQLQTVKRENIESSRKDRNFRYATTVDETVPKSLNYLSISSDSSLPDDLADPTLAPLQVRNMCQVRAACQPFRWIDVAQTRISSCPNEMRKHMLEEMCLKESQKVISDIFLLRGKQPASWRGIHIHCPLTKTYDEIRVKLFVKVKVGDNWQAVDARYDNSFGKGSFLVFQGCTMEGFVAIEERPMTSKEVGVRGETLVTSFDDKLLAHVSPDMTSQTGSVTMMVQPTDRPRAQQYREFCPEDFRHITSASPAVEIDGVASGGRRVSIQIPFHALKDPKTKILVLKYVGDKFEVRDSEGLVQEMSEHVYTIKDNTNGGTMLATVDAEAYTVDSDRSLQREMELILGRKHLCKLLMFVECAPAPTGTTITSADQLNEIVLNVVCTEKFRVPDIINEKLKLGMVELPKSQSPDRLLQQADNIKLEVKGSVSLDSDIPEDAYTLTYLEGSDNYVRFPLRITDCNGRVTFVLRLGKDNSVLHTFFCSVQELLALLVQGYVIQSQPTSPTTEPNADSVFHSEGLSVEKEVTKEEKEKEPELIKDDTSIASSSLTRESTTVADDDTDLLTQASLKILNRNSLVNLAKQIKNDESHLLGVCLGLRPEKMSSLFRMYRHSSSLTTFYVLYEWRGRKTQADLADRLIQALRDIGRNDLAQIVSEVRKSNRALTPQDFEHLQHANAYARPRRSNRR
- the LOC127834638 gene encoding uncharacterized protein LOC127834638 isoform X2; the encoded protein is MATNRIGSLTGRQADLQCCQRRLEYLSSRLQDLAIEIGDGQGAVWLKDNMWFLNKPMQFIDDVLYSVGKLCNHLITYLTFHKAKLVSSFPFVSYMGILYEVGEILGIIRDMILLNPKENLSVKETQITLFWEDCTPFLFVFENSNHLLLSTQQIPVYMKAVLDLVPMVIQVGVCMYRTPEAELRGFDVFAETCIRLSKALVEPSEFLMHAEDTEPIIVPFLRQWIVFALELVQNGVKIRTDMVLNPPLSARVSQQLQTVKRENIESSRKDRNFRSLPDDLADPTLAPLQVRNMCQVRAACQPFRWIDVAQTRISSCPNEMRKHMLEEMCLKESQKVISDIFLLRGKQPASWRGIHIHCPLTKTYDEIRVKLFVKVKVGDNWQAVDARYDNSFGKGSFLVFQGCTMEGFVAIEERPMTSKEVGVRGETLVTSFDDKLLAHVSPDMTSQTGSVTMMVQPTDRPRAQQYREFCPEDFRHITSASPAVEIDGVASGGRRVSIQIPFHALKDPKTKILVLKYVGDKFEVRDSEGLVQEMSEHVYTIKDNTNGGTMLATVDAEAYTVDSDRSLQREMELILGRKHLCKLLMFVECAPAPTGTTITSADQLNEIVLNVVCTEKFRVPDIINEKLKLGMVELPKSQSPDRLLQQADNIKLEVKGSVSLDSDIPEDAYTLTYLEGSDNYVRFPLRITDCNGRVTFVLRLGKDNSVLHTFFCSVQELLALLVQGYVIQSQPTSPTTEPNADSVFHSEGLSVEKEVTKEEKEKEPELIKDDTSIASSSLTRESTTVADDDTDLLTQASLKILNRNSLVNLAKQIKNDESHLLGVCLGLRPEKMSSLFRMYRHSSSLTTFYVLYEWRGRKTQADLADRLIQALRDIGRNDLAQIVSEVRKSNRALTPQDFEHLQHANAYARPRRSNRR
- the LOC127834638 gene encoding uncharacterized protein LOC127834638 isoform X3, which translates into the protein MATNRIGSLTGRQADLQCCQRRLEYLSSRLQDLAIEIGDGQGAVWLKDNMWFLNKPMQFIDDVLYSVGKLCNHLITYLTFHKAKLVSSFPFVSYMGILYEVGEILGIIRDMILLNPKENLSVKETQITLFWEDCTPFLFVFENSNHLLLSTQQIPVYMKAVLDLVPMVIQVGVCMYRTPEAELRGFDVFAETCIRLSKALVEPSEFLMHAEDTEPIIVPFLRQWIVFALELVQNGVKIRTDMVLNPPLSARVSQQLQTVKRENIESSRKDRNFRYATTVDETVPKSLNYLSISSDSSLPDDLADPTLAPLQVRNMCQVRAACQPFRWIDVAQTRISSCPNEMRKHMLEEMCLKESQKVISDIFLLRGKQPASWRGIHIHCPLTKTYDEIRVKLFVKVKVGDNWQAVDARYDNSFGKGSFLVFQGCTMEGFVAIEERPMTSKEVGVRGETLVTSFDDKLLAHVSPDMTSQTGSVTMMVQPTDRPRAQQYREFCPEDFRHITSASPAVEIDGVASGGRRVSIQIPFHALKDPKTKILVLKYVGDKFEVRDSEGLVQEMSEHVYTIKDNTNGGTMLATVDAEAYTVDSDRSLQREMELILGRKHLCKLLMFVECAPAPTGTTITSADQLNEIVLNVVCTEKFRVPDIINEKLKLGMVELPKSQSPDRLLQQADNIKLEVKGSVSLDSDIPEDAYTLTYLEGSDNYVRFPLRITDCNGRVTFVLRLGKDNSVLHTFFCSVQELLALLVQGYVIQSQPTSPTTEPNADSVFHSEGIASSSLTRESTTVADDDTDLLTQASLKILNRNSLVNLAKQIKNDESHLLGVCLGLRPEKMSSLFRMYRHSSSLTTFYVLYEWRGRKTQADLADRLIQALRDIGRNDLAQIVSEVRKSNRALTPQDFEHLQHANAYARPRRSNRR
- the LOC127834638 gene encoding uncharacterized protein LOC127834638 isoform X5, with protein sequence MATNRIGSLTGRQADLQCCQRRLEYLSSRLQDLAIEIGDGQGAVWLKDNMWFLNKPMQFIDDVLYSVGKLCNHLITYLTFHKAKLVSSFPFVSYMGILYEVGEILGIIRDMILLNPKENLSVKETQITLFWEDCTPFLFVFENSNHLLLSTQQIPVYMKAVLDLVPMVIQVGVCMYRTPEAELRGFDVFAETCIRLSKALVEPSEFLMHAEDTEPIIVPFLRQWIVFALELVQNGVKIRTDMVLNPPLSARVSQQLQTVKRENIESSRKDRNFRYATTVDETVPKSLNYLSISSDSSLPDDLADPTLAPLQVRNMCQVRAACQPFRWIDVAQTRISSCPNEMRKHMLEEMCLKESQKVISDIFLLRGKQPASWRGIHIHCPLTKTYDEIRVKLFVKVKVGDNWQAVDARYDNSFGKGSFLVFQGCTMEGFVAIEERPMTSKEVGVRGETLVTSFDDKLLAHVSPDMTSQTGSVTMMVQPTDRPRAQQYREFCPEDFRHITSASPAVEIDGVASGGRRVSIQIPFHALKDPKTKILVLKYVGDKFEVRDSEGLVQEMSEHVYTIKDNTNGGTMLATVDAEAYTVDSDRSLQREMELILGRKHLCKLLMFVECAPAPTGTTITSADQLNEIVLNVVCTEKFRVPDIINEKLKLGMVELPKSQSPDRLLQQADNIKLEVKGSVSLDSDIPEDAYTLTYLEGSDNYVRFPLRITDCNGRVTFVLRLGKDNSVLHTFFCSVQELLALLGIASSSLTRESTTVADDDTDLLTQASLKILNRNSLVNLAKQIKNDESHLLGVCLGLRPEKMSSLFRMYRHSSSLTTFYVLYEWRGRKTQADLADRLIQALRDIGRNDLAQIVSEVRKSNRALTPQDFEHLQHANAYARPRRSNRR
- the LOC127834638 gene encoding uncharacterized protein LOC127834638 isoform X4, giving the protein MATNRIGSLTGRQADLQCCQRRLEYLSSRLQDLAIEIGDGQGAVWLKDNMWFLNKPMQFIDDVLYSVGKLCNHLITYLTFHKAKLVSSFPFVSYMGILYEVGEILGIIRDMILLNPKENLSVKETQITLFWEDCTPFLFVFENSNHLLLSTQQIPVYMKAVLDLVPMVIQVGVCMYRTPEAELRGFDVFAETCIRLSKALVEPSEFLMHAEDTEPIIVPFLRQWIVFALELVQNGVKIRTDMVLNPPLSARVSQQLQTVKRENIESSRKDRNFRYATTVDETVPKSLNYLSISSDSSLPDDLADPTLAPLQVRNMCQVRAACQPFRWIDVAQTRISSCPNEMRKHMLEEMCLKESQKVISDIFLLRGKQPASWRGIHIHCPLTKTYDEIRVKLFVKVKVGDNWQAVDARYDNSFGKGSFLVFQGCTMEGFVAIEERPMTSKEVGVRGETLVTSFDDKLLAHVSPDMTSQTGSVTMMVQPTDRPRAQQYREFCPEDFRHITSASPAVEIDGVASGGRRVSIQIPFHALKDPKTKILVLKYVGDKFEVRDSEGLVQEMSEHVYTIKDNTNGGTMLATVDAEAYTVDSDRSLQREMELILGRKHLCKLLMFVECAPAPTGTTITSADQLNEIVLNVVCTEKFRVPDIINEKLKLGMVELPKSQSPDRLLQQADNIKLEVKGSVSLDSDIPEDAYTLTYLEGSDNYVRFPLRITDCNGRVTFVLRLGKDNSVLHTFFCSVQELLALLGLSVEKEVTKEEKEKEPELIKDDTSIASSSLTRESTTVADDDTDLLTQASLKILNRNSLVNLAKQIKNDESHLLGVCLGLRPEKMSSLFRMYRHSSSLTTFYVLYEWRGRKTQADLADRLIQALRDIGRNDLAQIVSEVRKSNRALTPQDFEHLQHANAYARPRRSNRR